TTACTCAAATCTGCACCGGTATTTCAACCGACTGCCCCAATATGATGTCCCTATGGGGTTCTAAAGAGCTTGGTGCTGCTAGTTATCAGGCTTTAGGTATTTTACAGCGATATTATGGCAGTGATATTTACATTAGTTCATCCGACGATGTACGCGGCATTCCCTATCCATGGCCAGGATATGCCATAAAGCTGAATTCTTCTGGTGATGAGGTAAAACAGATTCAAGAAGAACTTGAAATTTTATCAAGAATTTATATCAGAATTCCCGTTACAGTTACTGATGGATACTTTGGTCCAATCACAGAGGATGCCGTGAAAGGCTTTCAGGAAATATTTAATTATCCTGTAACCGGAATTATTGATGCTGCAACCTGGTATGGTATCTCGCAGCAATATGGAAGTATTTTAAGCGGAAGGGATATTTGTTTATAGTAAAAACACTTTCATGAATTGATTGAACAGGAAGAAAATTCTTTTGCTGCCATTAATAATTCCAATAAGAGCAATCCTTATCAGAGCTTTATTCGTTGATTCAAAAGGAGCCGGTGTGAGGGAGCTTATACTCGCAAACACCGCTCCATTCTCCATTGTTCTTTCTGAAAGTACAAAGAAAATGCTCTTTAGTTACGGAGAATCCCTTAATTAAACTTGCTTTTTACCTAAGCAGCTTTGCAAGATTTCCTCTATATACGATATGGAGTTCGTGTAATGCTCTTGTAATAGCAACATATAAAAGCTTAGCATCACCGTCGCTGGCTTCGTAGTTGTTATCATCTGGATTCCATAGAATTACACTATCGAATTCCAAACCTTTTGTCATATGGATAGGAAGTACCATGATACCATTTGAAAAGTTCATTTCCTCCATATCTTCTTTCAGGGGCTCTAAAGTTACCTTATCCTTTAACTGTTCATACACCTTTCTGGTCTCTTCAATTGTTCTGCATATAATTGCAAGTGTTGTATAACCATCTCTTTGATTTTCATCAATGACACGCACTGTTTCATGTAACATCTGTTCTTCTCTGTCGGTTCTTATAATATCCACTTCTTTACCATGCCGGATAATTGGTTCAATATCATAGGTTTTAAAGGAACAATGTTTTAAAACCCGGCTGGCATAATTTGAGATTTCTACTGTATTACGATAACTCTTGGCTAATACATAGAATTTATCCTTTATCGGAGAAAAAACCTCATTTTTCAGGGCTTCCCAATCATTCATACCCGTATCGTAATGAATATTCTGAGTAATATCTCCCATTATAGTATAAGTACAATCCTTAAACAATTGCTTCATTACATAAAAAACCGATACACCAAAATCCTGCGCTTCATCTACGATGATATGGCTGACATACTCAAAATCCATTGACATCTTCAATCTCTTTTTTATATAGGTAAGCATCGCCAGGTCATAGATATCAATATTTTTCTGCTGCAGCCCTCCTATTAACAGCCTGATAACTTCTGCATCAGGTATATGTTCTGCGAGTTCTCCGTATTCTGCTTTTGTAAGCAGGCTATTTAAAAACTCATGGTATAGCTCCATCAAATTTATCTTCATAGCCTTTTTACCAAAATATTCCTTGAATTTCTTTGCTTCAATACTTATAATCTCTTTTTCCTGCTGTTCTCTTTCATTGACAAGACGAACTTTACTAACTAATCTTTTATTTAATAGGTCTATTTTTTCTTGTAAAGGCTTATCATAAAAAATTTTTAAAAATTCCAAAATTTCTGTTTTTGTGTATATTTCTTTTTCATGATATAAAACCGTCTCTGGTGTCAGACGCATGTGTTCATATTTATCAAAATAAGACTCCAGTGCTTTGGTAAAATAGATTGAGCCTTTGAAACGCTTTAGTGCCGTCTCTTTCCCATCGGGTTTGGTACTGCTGATTTTGGTATATGTGTTGGTTAAGGTGTATTTGCCTTTCTTTAAGTTAAAATCCTTATCCAGCAAAGACAGTAAAAATTCCTCTAAAGTCATCTGATTGATATTATAGACATCCAGATTAGGAAGTACACCGGTAATATAATTTAACAGCATCTTATTGCTGCCGATAATATAGAATTCATCGGAGCGCAATCTATCTTTGTAATTATAAAGAATATAAGAGATACGGTGCATAGCTACCGTTGTTTTACCACTTCCTGCTACCCCCTGTACAATGACTGAATGCCAGGGTGTATCTCTTATAATATCATTTTGCTCCTTTTGAATCGTGGCTATAATTTCTCCCAACACCACCTCTTTATTCTTACCCAGATACTTTGTAAGAAATTCATCATTGGCAATCACATCGGTATCATAATAATCCAGCAGCGTACTATTTGATATCTCAAAGGTACGTTTTAAATTAAGCGATATATAAATAGGGTCTTTATAAGGAGATAGGTAGGAGCTTTCTCCAATGTCACTGTCATAATAAACGCTGGCTACAGGTGCTCTCCAATCTATAACAATAATTTCGGTACTGCTTTTACTAACACCATTTTTCCCTATATAAAGCGAAAAAAAACTTTCTTCTTTTTGTTCTTCCTCAACTCCTCCCCCTTTCCCATGATTCTCACTTAAATGCATACTGCTCTTTTCCTGATAGTCAATTCTTCCAAAGTATGGCTTTTTTAAGGCTGCCAGGTTTTTACTTAGAGATCTTTCAATATCCGTCTGCATACTAAGACCGATTACCAAGTCATTATGAAGCTCTGGGTTGCTGGAACGATAGTTGTCATACAGTTCTTTCGTTTCCGCCCGTACGGTCTTTAATTCTTCCGTATACTTATCAACGTTAAATTGAATTACTTCTACGGTTTGCTTCAACCTGTTCTCTTCTCTTTCCCACTCACTTCTTAGTTCTTCATGTTTCTTCTGCAAATGGCTATCTTCCATTTTTGTATTTTCCATGATACCCTCCATAAGGCAATTGCGAACTAATGGTTTAAGTCCGATTAATAGTGACACGTTAATCATGATAATGGATATTTTAAAAAAATACTAGACTTTTATTTTAAAATATGTTATGATGCATAATGAAGTTTGCCTAAAAATGCAAAATCTCGGTTTCGTACCGGGATTTTTTTTTACAAGTCTATGGCTGGTATCTTCATGAATCTGACTTTCTACTTTCACACTGCAGTTTTTGTACAAGTATCTTCTCAATTCTTAATTGAATCTTGTGACATTATCACCTATGTTTAGTACCTATGATTTATCTACTTTAAATGAAGAATATATAAAAAAAACGAAAAAACTGTGAGATACAAGATATAGATGCCAGTTTTCCATAAGTCAAGCAGCATAATATATAGTTTAATCAGTTATTATGTCACTTTCCTTGTAAAAAATGTCGATTGTGTTAATTTATTAACAATGCTATAATGGTAATGTAGATGATTAAATCATAAATTAAATGTTTAGGAGGATTTAAGTATGATGAGGTATACATTACCTAGAGATATGTATTACGGAAAAGGGGCTTTAGAGCAGTTAAAAAATATTCAAGGTAAGAAAGCCATCCTTGTTTTAGGCGGCGGTTCCATGAGGAAATTTGGTTTTGTCGATAAAGTGGTTAATTATTTAACAGAAGCGGGTATTGAAACAAAGCTATTTGAAAATGTTGAACCAGACCCATCTGTTGAAACTGTTATGGAAGGCGCAAGAATTATGAGAGAATATAATCCGGACTGGATTATTGCCATGGGCGGTGGTTCTCCTATTGATGCAGCAAAAGCTATGTGGGTATTTTATGAATATCCGGATACTACTTTTGAATCCATTATCAAACCTTTCTCCTTCCCTACCTTAAGACAAAAAGCTAAATTCATTGCAATACCTTCCACTTCCGGTACTGCAACTGAGGTTACTGCATTCTCCGTTATTACGGATTATGCAAAAGGTGTGAAATATCCTCTTGCTGATTTTAATATTACACCGGATATTGCTATCGTTGACCCTAACCTTGCTGAAACTATGCCTAAGACTTTAACAGCACACACCGGTATGGATGCTTTGACGCATGCTGTTGAGGCTTATGTTTCAACCTTAAACAGCCCTTTTACCGATCCTCTTGCCTTAAAAGCAATTCAAATGGTATTCGAATATCTTCCTGCTTCCTATGACGGCGACATGTCAGCCAGAGAACAGATGCATTATGCACAATGTCTAGCAGGACAGGCATTCTCTAATGCTTTATTAGGTATTGTTCACTCCATGGCTCATAAAACCGGAGCTGCATTCTCCACCGGTCATATCCCACATGGTTGTGCAAATGCTATTTATCTTCCTTACGTTATTAAATATAATTCCAAAAATGCTTTGGGCCGCTATGCTGAAATTGCAAGAGGCGTAGGCATAACAGGCACAGACGCAGAATGTGTAGACGCTCTTTGCAAAAAAATCGATGACTACAATGTACAGTTAAGTATTCCAAAGACTTTAAAAGAATTCGGCGTTAAAGAAGAAGAATTCTTAGAAAAAGTTGCTGCTATTGCGGAATTGGCAGTAGGCGATGCTTGTACCGGTTCTAATCCAAGACCGATTACTCCACAGGAGATGGAAAAATTATTAACCTGTACTTATTACGGAACCGAAGTTAATTTCTAGTTTAATAGTTAAATATTAGCATAATTTAAAGGCACGCTTCTTTCTATTAGGGAAGAGTGCCTTTTTTGTATCCTAACCTAACAACTTAAGGCTCGACTCCCATTCTATCAGTCTTAGTACCATAGAATCTAATTGACATTGCATAATTAGGTAATTACTTGCAATAATATTATAACAGAAATCTGAATACAAGATAGCTCAGAAATATGTATTCAATAATGCAAAGAAGACGTTGCTTTTTTCATTTTTAAGAAATGTTGCTCAAAACACTTGACCTAGAGTTAACTCTAAGTTTTATAATGTTATATGATATCTATTTCATTACCAAGGAGGTTAACCTATGAAATCATTAAAAGATACGTATGAACTATACAATGGTGTCAATATTCCCTGTATAGGCTTTGGTACCTGGCAGACACCGGATGGTGAAGTTGCTGTAAGCTCTGTAAAAGAAGCCATTGCCGCAGGTTATAGACATATCGATACAGCCGCAGGCTATAATAACGAAGAAAGTGTTGGTCTTGCCGTAAAAGAAAGCTATGTTCCCAGAGAGGAATTATTTATTACCAGTAAGCTTCATAATAACGACCACGGATATGAAGCTACCCTTGCGGCTTTTGAACTGACTATGAAAAAGTTGGAACTGGACTATTTGGATTTATACTTAATACATTGGCCTAATCCAATCAAATTCAGAGATACTTGGAAAGAAGCCAATGCCGGAAGCTGGAAGGCATTCGAAGAACTTTATAAAGCAGGAAAGATTCGTGCCATTGGTGTTAGCAATTTTATGCCTCATCATATGGATGCCTTGTTAGAAACAGCTAAAATCAAACCTATGGTTAACCAGATTCGTCTATGCCCAGGTGAAACACAGGAAGCTGCCGTAAGCTACTGCAAATCAAATCAAATTCAATTAGAAGCTTACAGTCCCTTGGGTACAGGACGTGTATTTGAAGTAAAAGAAATGCAGGAATTATCCAAAAAATACAATAAGTCCATTGCTCAAATCTGTGTTCGCTGGAGCTTACAAATGGGATACCTTCCTCTTCCCAAATCAGTTACCCCTGAAAGAATCCGTGAGAACGGTGATGTCTTTGATTTCGAAATATCTTTGGACGATGTGGCTCTCATTGCAGGTCTTACAGAGTGCTGCGGCCCTACCAGAGATCCTGATACAACTAACTTCTAATCCTCTAAGCAAGATATAAAGAAACAGCAGAGCAGCTAAACAATTCCTACACTTCTCTGTTGTTTCTTTATTCTCGTTGTTTCATAAAGCCCTATGTTAAACGGATAACTCAAATTTCTTTTCATATAATTTGCAGCAAGAATAAAATAGAATACTAAAAACTAAAATATTTACGATATAACCGACATTATCATGTTGAAGCATTAAATATTGTCTTATAGGATTACCAAACCCGGTAATATACACTACCCACATCAGTATCCCCAAAACAATAAACATACTTATTAGTGGAAACTGTTTGGTTAGCGAAAAACTCATAAGGATTAAATATAGTAACAAAACAGCACATGGCAAAATAAAGGAAAACTGATATGCAAAGGAATCAAAGGGAACCCCAATAACCAAATACCTTACATTCTCTGTATTATAAAAGCTTAAACCACGCTCAAGGAATTTAAGCCCGAAATACATAAAAAAGTAGAAAATACCATTATTAATTAACTTAGCACCTAAGACCTTATAAATACTCAAATAGGATAAATGCTCCACCGTGTGAACGGGTTTTCTCACACCATAAATTAAGTATAAAATGCTAAATATATTTATTAAGACATATAAAAAGCCACCATAGAGCGAACCCATTGCAGGTAGAAAATCCTTTGTCCTGTCAACATCTTTTAATATATACAAACTTCCACTTATTATTACCAGCACAACATAAAAGATACCCTGTTCTCGTAATCTCCGTATAAATTCCCATTTTAATATTCTAAGCATTCTTTGTTACCTCCAGATAAAATTCTTCTATGGATTGCTGCTTCTGTTCTCTGATATCGTCTGCATTGGCAGCAATTAATTGGTTATTATGCAAAACCATAACCTCATCAAAGATTTCTTCCATTTCTCGTACCATATGAGTAGAAATTAATATGGAGGCATCTTCTTTAATGTTACTAATAAGTATTTCAATCATACTTTTTTTCATTCGGATATCAAGGCCTTCTAAGGGTTCATCCAATATATACAAATATGCCTCTCTTGAAATAGTCAATAAAAGCATTACCCGCTCCTGATTCCCTTTCGATAACCGTTTAACCTTATCCTTAGGACTTAATTGAAAGATGTCACATAAAAGGAAAGCTTTCTTTGTATCAAAATCAGGGAACAAATCTTTAAAATAATAAATCGCCTGTTGTATTGTCATCCAGTCACTTAGTTGCTCCGTATGAATCATATATGATATATATTTATGGGTTTTGATTGACGATTCCTCTTCTATAATCCATATGTGTCCTTTATCGGGTTTATATAAATCCGCCAGGACTTTTAATAGTGTGGTTTTGCCAACACCATTCTCGCCCAGTAAACCGATAATACGTCCCGCTTCAATTGAAAATGATATGTTAGTAAGTACCTTTTTTCTTCCAAATGCCTTATATAAATTCTCAACTTCTATAATTTTTTTCATCCTCAATAGCCTCCTCAACCATTTGCATTATTCTATCATCTGTCATTCCCATATGTTTCATTCGACGCACAAATTCCCGCACCTGCCGCCCTACCATACTAACTTGCAAAGCCTGATTACTTCCCTCTTGTATGAAGCTTCCTACACCTTTCTTAGTATAGATTATTCCCTCCGCTTCCATGTGCATAATCGCTCTTTGTACGGTCAACGGCGTAACCTGATACAAACTGCTATATTCTCTGACAGACAGTAGTTTATCTCCTTCCTTAAGCTGACCGCTAATCATCTTTTCCTTAATATCATTAGCGATTTGTACATATATCGGAACTGTATCATTAAATTTCATATATCCCTTACCTTTCTAGCTATTTATAAAACACGCTCCTGCTCCACTGGATGCCGCACCTGCTTGCGACACTGCCGAATAGACATTTAACAATCCTGGTAAATAAGCCTTAACGCTTTATACTGTTATACTTATGTATTACAGTAATGATTATACTTCTCTGAATCTCAATTGTCAATTGGTAAAATTAGCAAATTACTACTGGATGGATTTTATCAGCATGAGATATTTCCAAGGGTTGACATGTTCAAAATGCAAGAATATAATAATTATGACAGCCGTCAGCTTGTTCTGTAAAACCGTGGGCTTTCTTGTGTTCACGGTCTTTTTGGAAACAGGATTGTCCTGAATTCAATGACAGGATTAGAATATAGAAAGGAAACATTTTAAAATGAAAGTAAATTCCAGCGATTATTTAAAACAGGTAAAACCCTTGTTAAAGACTTTACTAAATGACCTGTTAAAGGAATACAGTTACGTATCTATTCTGGCATCGGATTCCAAAGCAATGGTATATAGTGTATCCAAACAAGGAACCAGCATAAATGAAGATACTATCTTAAATGGCCGTGGCTTCGTAGTAAAGGTATATGATAATAAAAGCTATGGGGAATACTCCTTTAATGAAATCACAAAAGATTCCATACCTAGCATTATTAGAAAAATAAAAGAAGAACTTGCTTTTCTAAAAACTCTTCTGCCAGACGGTATAACAGAAGGTGTTTATGCCAGACTTCCTGAAGAAGAAGCTTCTTTTTCTGAAAGCACCGATTACATAGAAAATCCTGACACTTTAGGAAGTGAGCTTATTGTCGCTCACCTGACAACCTTAAGCGAAAAAGCCCGTGCTTTTGATAACAGGATATTGGATTGCTCTGCGGCTTGCAGATATCAGCAGTTACATAAGTTATTTTTATCAGAGAAAAAAGATTTGGAACAAAATATTCTTTGGACGACGGGAAGTATTATGGTAATGGCATCTAGAGGAGAAGAAATTAAGTATTATTTTAATGGATATTCCAATCTTGGAGGCACCGAAATCTTAAAAGAAATGGAACAAGATGTTGAGAATGTGGCAAAGTATACCTTAGAACTTCTTGACAGTGAGCCCATCACCCCAGGTGAATATGACTGCATCTGCACACCTGAAGTTACCGGAATGATCGTTCATGAAGCTTTTGGTCACGGAGTGGAAATGGATATGTTTGTGAAAAAACGTGCCCTTGCAGAACAGTATATCGGAAAACAGGTAGCCTCTCCTTTGGTTACCATGCACGACGGTGCTTCTGCTGCTGGCGAAACAGCAACTTACTTTTTTGACGATGAGGGTGTACCTGCCCAGGATACCGTTATAATTGAAAAGGGAATTCTAAAACGCGGTATCAGTGACAGCCAGACAGCCATGTATCTTAAGACACCTCCTACCGGTAATGGCAGAAGACAAAATTATGAAAGAAAAGCCTATACCCGTATGACCAATACATTTTTTGAAGCCGGAACCGATACCTACGCGGATATGATTGCCTCAATTAAATATGGATTTCTCTTAGAAAATGCCAGCAGTGGTATGGAAGACCCTAAAAACTGGGGGATTCAACTTATGGTTAATGTAGCCCGTGAAATAAAAGACGGAAAATTAACCGGTAAAATCTTCTCCCCTATAGTCCTTACAGGATATGTACCCGATTTATTAAAGTCCATCTCTATGATTTCTGATACAGTTAAATTAGGCGGAGGCGGTTTCTGTGGAAAAGGCTATAAGGAATGGGTAAAAGTCTCCGACGGAGGCCCTTATATAAAGGCAAAAATTCGCCTTGGCTAAGCTTCTCCAAAGACACACAGGGCGTTAATAATAATGAAAAAGAAAGGTTGGGTGAAACCCTTGTTCGATAAAATACTATCTGCCTTAGCGGAAAATAAAATTTCAGAGTATTTGATTAATGATACCCTGAAAGAATCCGTTGAGTTATTCTTTATAAAAAAATCCTTAGATATGCGCAGACAAAAGGATGTCCATCATTATTCTGTCACTGTTTACCATGATTTTTCCAAAGATAACATAAAAATGCGTGGTTCTTCCACCATTAGCCTTTTTAGCGGTATGACGGAAGCTGAAATAAGTAACTCCATCAAAAACGCCTACTATGCAGCTTCTTTTGTTTGTAATCCTTACTATGACCTTCCTTCCGGACAGAAAGAAGCTTTACTTAAAATTAAAAATGCCTTAACAGACTTATCATTGTCTGAGAGTGCCAAAAAGATGACGACCGCTCTCTTTGAAATGGATACTGAAAAGGATACCTTTTTAAATTCCGCAGAGATTTTTTTAGAAAAGGTAACAAACCGTATAGTTAATTCCCGCGGGATTGATGTCAGTTACGAAAAGACTACTGTGAAAGGGGAATTCGTTGCTCAGTGTGTCACCCCGCAGGATGTAGAAACCTATCAGAGTTTTTCCTATGACAATCTGGACACCGAAGCCCTAAAAACCAAGGTAAAACAGACCCTTGCTATGACAAAAGCCAGAGCAAATGCTAATACTGCACCCGCTGCCGGCGAATACACCGTTCTTCTATCCGGTCAATATGTCAGAGAACTGTTTCATTATTATCTGAACCGCTCCTCAGCAGGGATGATATATCCTAAATACTCCAATTATCAAATAGGCTCTAATGTACAGGGTGAGGACGTACAGGGTGAAGCACTTAATATAACTTTAATTGCCAATGAGCCTTATAGCAGTGAAGGAATTCCCATGAAGGATCTGCCTCTTGTTGCTGAAAGTAAATTAGAGACAATTCATGGTAATTCCAGGTTTTGTCATTATCTTGGAATAACCCCAACCGGGCAGTACCAAAGTATAAAAGTTCCTTCTGGTAGCCTGTCCTTTGATGATATGAAAAAGGAGAAATATCTCCATGTCGTTAATTTCTCTGATTTTCAAATGGATGATTTCTCCGGCCACTTTGGAGGCGAGATACGCTTAGCCTTTCTCTATGACGGCAAAACAGTAACTCCGGTTACCGGCGGTTCTATCAACGGGAGTATTTTAGATGTACAAAGAAACTTTAGTTTCTCAAAAGAGTTACAGGTAGAAGAACATTTTGAAGGCCCCTTTGCCGTAAAATTGGAACACATCCGTGTAGCAGGTATATAATTTTATATTTAAGTTCCCAAAGCAGTGCCGTATTATTTTAAAATACGGCACTGCTTTCCGGCTTTAGATTAAACCCACTATCCTGCTATTTTTCTGGTGTCTTATTATAATTTATCATTTCTATAGGTGAAATCTTACATATCTTCCGGTCATAGGTTAGTAAACCGTTGACCTCACCTTCTACATCAGATAACTGGGTAAAAACTGCTGCTGCTAACCCCTTTTCCATTAGCCTTTTTATTTCCACATCAAATAATCGATGTACTGCCCGGTTAAGACTGTAGGTATCTTTATATATCTGGTAACCATAAATATATTCAGAAAAAGCATGATTCTTTATATAACAGGCATAGCCGGCAAACTCTGACAAAACAACCGCTCTTTTTTCAGGTACAATACGTACCTTACGAAAATAATTATGAATACTTCTAAAGTCTCCTCCTTTCTGGTCAAACCAACCGCTGGCTTGGTCAATTAAGCGTCCTTTATCAAGACTGTGTATCAGTGAAACTGCTGCTTCTGCATCAAATTGTCCCCAGCCCTCATTAAAAGGCACCCAGACGGCAATCGAGGGACAATTATACAGATGCTCTACCGTTCTTCTACAATCTGCAATCCAGCCGTTCCTGCCTTTTTCATTCATTCTTGAGAACAGATAATACCAGCTATCCTTAATACGGTTATAAAATCCAGGGAATAAAATCGGCAGATAACCTAGGAAAAACATATTGTATTTCTCTCCTCCATTTACCATGTCCTGCCACACAATCATGCCCAGCCTGTCACAATGATAGTACCAACGCAAAGGTTCAACTTTAATATGCTTTCTCAGCATGTTAAAGCCCAACTCTTTCATCTTTACAATATCATAAATTAAGGCTTCATCACTGGGAGCCGTATACAAGCCATCCGGCCAATACCCCTGGTCCAGTACTCCGTTTTGAAAGTAAGGCTTTCCGTTTAGAAAAATTCTTAGAATTCCCGTAATATCTTTTTTTACTTCAAAGCTCCTCATGGCAAAATAACTTTTTATCTTGTCTTTCCCAGCTTTAATAATAATATCATATAAGAATGGATTTTCCGGACTCCATAATACAGGCTCTGTTACCGGTATCAAAAATTTGTTACCCTGTCCTTTTACTGAAGTCAGCTTTTTTACTCCCTCATATATTTCAATATGGATTTCTCTGTCAGCAGCCTTCTTCTCCCAATGGTTCATATGGATTTCCAGCTCTATTCTTTCTGTCTTTGTATGGGGCGTTATCTTAATACTTGTAATATACTCATCTGGTACCCATTCAAGCCATACCGTCTGCCAGATTCCACTTTGTGCAGTATAAAACATACCACCACGATTTAAGGTTTGCTTTCCTCTGGAATGATAGGACGTATCGCTGTAATCTACCACCATGACAGTAAGAAGATTGCTGCCTGTGCGCAAACTGTCTGTAATATCACACGAAAATGGCAGATAGCCTCCGATATGTTTTTTCACAAGACGGTGATTCACATAGACCTTACACATCTGGTCAACTGCTCCAAAATGCAGTATACACCTCTTTTTAGAAAGGATTTTATTCACTATAAAGTTTCTTTCATACCATAGATAATCTTCCGGCAAGACTTGTCTATTAACACCTGATAAAATACTTTCCGGAGAAAAGGGCACCAGAATTTTTCCATCAAAGGTTTTCGGTCTTTTCTTCTCCTTACGTATACTGTAATTCCATAATCCGTTTAATATAGTATAATTATCTCTGACAAGTTGAGGTCTAGGGTACTCCGTCAGCACCTTTTCTTTATTAAGTTCTTCTCCCCAAATAGTCATTAATTGATTAAAAGACCTGTTCTTTTTTGTTAATATAAAGGTTGATACGATTTCACGCAGCTTCATTGTTTTACCCATTTTCTTTCATAACGATTATTTTATACCGATAATGCCTGACTATTTACTATTGTTTTCTATTTGTTATTAGCTTATATCTTCACACTACATACTACAACGCTCACCTAACTGTATTGTTTCAAGTAAAGCAAATTTCATTCATAAAACTTTTATACCAGCTCCCACTGCATGCCGTAATCAGATTGGAAAACACTAAAAACAATCCATTATTTATACATTTTACAAAATTTTCATAAACAGTATAGCATACCTACTACTGTTTATCCACAGAAATATCCGAGAAAACTGTGCAAATCGGGATAATAAAGCTTGCTACCGACATCTGAAGATGTTATGATATTACAAATTCAACCAAGGTTCATTCATACCTAAATATTCTAGATGAAAAAAGGAAGGTAATAATTATGAGAAGAAAAGACCGTGAAATTACTACTATGGAGGATATCTTAAATATCGTTAAAAAATGCGATGTTATACGTCTAGCTTTATTTGATAAGGAATATCCCTATATTGTCCCGTTAAACTTCGGATATTCCTATGAAGGCAGCGATTTATATTTTTATTTTCACTGTGCAAAAGAAGGGAAGAAACTAGACTTAATTGCAGCTAATCCAAAAGCAGGCTTCGAACTTGATTGCTCTCACAAACTTATTACCGGTGAAGTAGCTTGTAATTATACTATGGAGTATGAAAGTGCCTGTGGATACGGCACCATAGAGTTAGTTGATAAGGCTCAAAAGG
The nucleotide sequence above comes from Anaerocolumna cellulosilytica. Encoded proteins:
- a CDS encoding metallopeptidase TldD-related protein, with translation MKKKGWVKPLFDKILSALAENKISEYLINDTLKESVELFFIKKSLDMRRQKDVHHYSVTVYHDFSKDNIKMRGSSTISLFSGMTEAEISNSIKNAYYAASFVCNPYYDLPSGQKEALLKIKNALTDLSLSESAKKMTTALFEMDTEKDTFLNSAEIFLEKVTNRIVNSRGIDVSYEKTTVKGEFVAQCVTPQDVETYQSFSYDNLDTEALKTKVKQTLAMTKARANANTAPAAGEYTVLLSGQYVRELFHYYLNRSSAGMIYPKYSNYQIGSNVQGEDVQGEALNITLIANEPYSSEGIPMKDLPLVAESKLETIHGNSRFCHYLGITPTGQYQSIKVPSGSLSFDDMKKEKYLHVVNFSDFQMDDFSGHFGGEIRLAFLYDGKTVTPVTGGSINGSILDVQRNFSFSKELQVEEHFEGPFAVKLEHIRVAGI
- a CDS encoding glycoside hydrolase family 2 protein — encoded protein: MGKTMKLREIVSTFILTKKNRSFNQLMTIWGEELNKEKVLTEYPRPQLVRDNYTILNGLWNYSIRKEKKRPKTFDGKILVPFSPESILSGVNRQVLPEDYLWYERNFIVNKILSKKRCILHFGAVDQMCKVYVNHRLVKKHIGGYLPFSCDITDSLRTGSNLLTVMVVDYSDTSYHSRGKQTLNRGGMFYTAQSGIWQTVWLEWVPDEYITSIKITPHTKTERIELEIHMNHWEKKAADREIHIEIYEGVKKLTSVKGQGNKFLIPVTEPVLWSPENPFLYDIIIKAGKDKIKSYFAMRSFEVKKDITGILRIFLNGKPYFQNGVLDQGYWPDGLYTAPSDEALIYDIVKMKELGFNMLRKHIKVEPLRWYYHCDRLGMIVWQDMVNGGEKYNMFFLGYLPILFPGFYNRIKDSWYYLFSRMNEKGRNGWIADCRRTVEHLYNCPSIAVWVPFNEGWGQFDAEAAVSLIHSLDKGRLIDQASGWFDQKGGDFRSIHNYFRKVRIVPEKRAVVLSEFAGYACYIKNHAFSEYIYGYQIYKDTYSLNRAVHRLFDVEIKRLMEKGLAAAVFTQLSDVEGEVNGLLTYDRKICKISPIEMINYNKTPEK
- a CDS encoding pyridoxamine 5'-phosphate oxidase family protein — its product is MRRKDREITTMEDILNIVKKCDVIRLALFDKEYPYIVPLNFGYSYEGSDLYFYFHCAKEGKKLDLIAANPKAGFELDCSHKLITGEVACNYTMEYESACGYGTIELVDKAQKVHALTQMMKQYSTDSSFTFHEKHVEAVTVFKLKVEQITGKALKKS